DNA from Prunus persica cultivar Lovell chromosome G6, Prunus_persica_NCBIv2, whole genome shotgun sequence:
TTGTAATTTTGAGATAGATGTTATGTAACTATACATAtaccatattattttaaaattttaattgaattttctgTGGCTTTGGGAGACATACATAGTTAGATCCAAACCCAGCATTTGCTTTGGTGGGCGGGCCATGGTCGGCTAAATTGGCTCCCCACGAGCACAGAGAGATATTGTCCTCATCTCATCTCATTACTGTTTGCTTGCTTGTTTACATGCACAACAACAACGTTActgtttcttctctctctctctctctctctctctctctctctctctctctctctttcacatctctctctctctcggctGATCTGCTATAACAGCAGCTGAAGCCCATTtagatttatttaatttttcttctaattaatACGTATAATGGTATGggccaacaaactctgtctaCGTATTGAGCCGACACTGGTAGTAATATTGACCTTTGACAAAAATTTCGTGTCGTGAAATTACATCTGTTTACTAAAACCTTTtatgaaataaatatatatgtgtccCCATATTATCCTAAGCCTTAAAACATCTATGTCTaagagaaatatatatatatatatatgtatatcagAGAGCtttcattgagggatccctcaaataatatttgagggacacctcttgtaggccccactccggattgtatttcactaatccaaaccgtctattttgtagatactcattcaaagatcatctctacaaaaaatcacttgaatccgatatcatgtgaccactcaattgagttattgaaattttagtacttttcttaaagcaccgtgttcattgattttgtaagacacaattggatgtcgaaacggttttcgatttgtctaattttttgtaaggatgatctatgaatgaatacctaaaaaatagatggtttggattattgggaaaagaattgtagggtactctaaagggcgtccctcaaataaaattatttgagggatccctcaatagaaggggactgtatatatatatatttaaattacaaaatcaaaagGGCAGCTTAAGATTCTTGTGACATCCCTATTCATAAATTTACAATTGTTCTTGTAAAATGTTCAACTACCTCTCAAGATCTGGTATTCAGAGTAGAAATGTACAAATTGAAGGTGGTTCGAAAATGTATTGATGCGCTTAAAGTATATTTTGCTGGAGGAAAAAATGATAAGGGAAGAAAAAACCTTTTTCCATTTTCGTGGCAATTATGCTATTAGATCGGTTTTGGGAAGAAGACACACTTGCGAAATGTTATTGggacaaagaacaaaagaacatAAATTCAGGAAAACAAGTTTGCTGCAAACTCTGAGCAGCATGGCAGTGGCTACCCACATCACTCCAATTCGGTACCAAATTGCCAGTACTTTCTAGTCCCATATACATTTCGCGTACAATATTATAGAGACTTGGTGTGTGAATGAATATCACATTCAAAGTCACATTTCAGTGCATGGGACCCTCTCAATAATAGAGAAGAGTAATGCTAATGCTATCAATTGTCGACCATGTGCGCACGTGAGTGACGGTAATTCGTTAATGCAACACGATATATTAATgattaaaaatcacttatatAGTGCGTGAACGATTGTTGCTAGCAAAATTatatagaagaagaaatataatGTGGGTTGAGGAAATTGATTGATATCTGTCATATGTGAGCATTAACATGTGGataactttttaaatttccttTACTTTTTAACGAATAAAACGTGGGGACAATCTGGATGATTGGGCATTCTTAGCAATTGGAGCCAGAAGAACAGTAGGTATGAATTAACTTTTGTATTTTATGAAAAGCAAACGCCTTTTTCTGCTAGTATAAGTATATCGTATTTGCTAAAAAATACGAAGACGAGCCatttttttaactttctaCCTGGCAATGTAGGATGGTCctattaaaaaatgaataatcaAATTAGGGCTCAGGTCAACGCAATTAAGAAATTGGACTTGGGCTAAACCTAAGTGAAGAAAGTCGGGTCATGTCAAGCCCAATCCGGAAAACTTAGGGCcaaccttatttttttttatcttctctcttttaaatctttcctttttcattaTTACAATGTATGgatattattttgttgtaaaaaGAAAACGGATTAAAGAGTggtaatgaaaataatttcattaGAACTGGGTCGTGAGTATTAAGCCTGACCCAGATCATGAGCAAGGAAGTAAAATGGGGGTGAAAGCGAAATAATATCCCCATTTGACAGTGGATAAGATGAAGGCAAAGCAACCCAATGAAACAAGACCattatgaagaaaagcatgtaCAACatcaaggaaaaagaataataaatgaattaaCAGACAGCCGGACAAAGTAACACGGGCCCTAATTCCGGTGTCCAACCCCGAAGTGAAATCTCTTTGTATGCTTATCGTTAAATGCATATTCGAGACGAAGAGGCCCCAATGGTGAGTCCAATCTGATGCCAAACCCGTAACCGTAACCACTTCCAGGCTTCAGCCTAGCACCCGCAGGATCACCTGATTATGCATAGATAATCTCAGGACAATATGGTTCTTTATGGTTCCAAGGATTCAAGAGTGAATAGTAAATTAAACTAAGGGAAACCTACCAGGAACAGTAGGGCCTGATCCAAGATCCGTGCCATAGTCAGCAAAAATAACTCCTCCAACTGGCCCTATCTGCAACAACAGGACATGATATCATGATGGATCAAGGAATCAATGTTTTCTTCAAGTATATAGAGAAGACAGTTTCCCACAATAACAATCAAACATGATATGCCCAGCACAGATGCTTGtaagaacccaaaaaagacaaaagaaaagagagccCATTTTCACCACATACCACGGGAAAAGAAATTTCTCCAGAGCCAACTGTATAAGATCTACCTGAGCCCACAGCACCTTCTTCGTAACCTCTTACACTATTTGTTCCACCGATGGCAAATGCTTCATGTGGTGGGAAGTTACCAACCACATGGCCACCAGACAAACTAGCAGTGCAAAGCATAACAAagtcaaaaccaaattaaagCATCATTTGCTTAATTTCAAAAgatataaattacaatagcAAGTTGGGTCAAATTTTGGGTGAAACTATAAAACTCATAATGTTTTATAATATTCGATTGCTCCTATTCttgacaaatacaaaacgGCCATACCTTAAAAGAAAGCGAGCAGGGCCAAGTTCTAGGTCTTTCCTGGCACGAGCATTTATTCTGTTGAAAACCAACCATTCAGGCAAAACAGGAAGTCCTTGTTCCATGTTCAATACTAGCTGCAGAGGGCCATAAATGAGTATCAAAGTACAGTGGAagttcagaaagaaaaaagagtcaTAATTTGTGAACACACTGTGATTGACTAACCATTGAAGACCCATGGTCACCAGAACCTGTGTAGACACTCTCAAGTTTAGCAAGTAGCATATCGTCATGGTTATTGCcactacaaaacaaaaatggcaaACAAAGAGCAGAAGATTAGAATCATGGATCACAGCAAAACTTTAACTAAGATATGGAAACTAAACTGAAGtagtttggtttttatttgatttcagaCTCGTGTACCTTGCAGTTAGGGGACTGCTGAAGAAATCCTTGATAATAGGATTTCCTCTCTCATCACGAGCACCAGCATGCTGGCAAAATAGTCAAGAATATGGGTAGTTAATgttacaaataaaatacaaccAAGTCAACATAAACCTCATAACAAACCTTCCAAGTTCAAAACCACCACTGAATGTTAAAACTCATCCaagaaacacacaaaaaaaacaaaaaacaaaaaacaaaacaaaacagccACAGGGGGATAAAAGCACAAGTACCTGAAAGATAAGCCCAGCTGTTCCACTCAACTTTGGCCTTATGGGTCGGCTGAATTCAATACCAGCTGTGATGCGACCAATGGTCAAGTTGCTACCATCTTGTTGGTTACCATGGATAAGTGTTCCAGGGGTTCTTGAATTCTAACAGAAAAGAATTGGTCAAACATCTCGCCATCAAGAATTTTCAAGTAGTGAATGGTAAAACAATAGTACTTTATACAATACAACGTTAAAGTACCTGAACCATTATAGTCCTGGACGTCCGCATATCATCTCCTGCAATCCATGGATCTGAGTAGTTTATACGAAATATTGAGTCTATCTGGCCCCTCTCCAGAGAAACATGGAGTTTTTGGTTTCTTCCAAAGAGATTCCTATGAGAATATGCAAAGCTgcaaagggaagaaaaaaatttatgtcaAAAGTGTAATAATGAAATCATAAGAATCTAGTGCAACACTAGATGACATGCTGATGGTGAACACTAACACTATTTGAACATAGACGCACGTATATTTGTATGTATATGTAGAAATACATAATGCTTACAGAATCCAGATGGTCTGTCTcttcataaaatattaataatagaAAGCATTTTCAATACATAACTTTTTATGTGCAGTAGATTACCTTCCAATGAGTCCTGAAAGAGGGCCGCTTGTAATTCTGAAATTAAAGAACAGAAGTTAACATTTTATACCACAAAATCTAAAACATAAACTCATATATTGACCACAAAAAAAGTCAATTTGTATGTTCCACTCATTTGACTTACCCACTTGATATACCACCACCAGCAGAAAAACCTCCACTTGGTCGCTCAACAACATTCATGGTGATATCAACCTTACCAGCATCTACAATTTTGCAGTAGTTATAGCAAGCAATGCATTCAACCACATGCATGAACTCCACACAAACAtgtataaattattaaagataaacaaaaaaataataatcattgAACGCTAACAAGATGGAAAATATGTTATCcaacaaaaatatttgcaAAAAAGATTCTTTACCACCTGCTGGCTGGGGTATAATGCTAACATCTTCCATAAGTCCCATAGTCAATACAGTCTCCACATCTCTTTTTCCTTGAAGCATACTGTAGACCTACATAGGTATCATCCCAAGTAGCAACCCTTAAAAGTTGACATGTCACCACTAAATTTAGTGCATTTCTTTAAGGAAGAACCATTTAAGCATAAATACTTGATGGCAAAGTAAAAGCACAATGTTCCCAAAAACCCACTAAGATCATTATTATATAGAGAAAATACGTCCAGGAAAGTACCTGACCCTTCTTTGTAGTAAGTTGGCGAAGTATTGTTTCGGGCTTTGTCTTCCCTACAGTTGGTTCCCCACTAAGAAGAGCACAGAAGAATTAGCCAAGAAATCATTTCATAGCCactttttcaagaaaatttGAACATTATCCATGCATGCAACATCTGTAAATGCGAACTCGATTAAACCAGGAACTTACGTCTTCCTGTCAAGGAACCGTATGGAGATATTATTGACCTCCGCTTCTGATACTTGTAACTTAAGAACACCTCCCGAGAGACTCTCAACAGCTGAAACCTATAATGTAATCAAGAAAAGAGCTGTCTACTATTAAGAAAAAtcttgataaaaaataaagcacaGTGAAGTCTTCACTGAACCAATTCTACATTCTACAGCACTAGAAATATTAACTTCATCTTTGTACATGCcgaaattcaaaataattatgaaaaacTTATAGAGAAGAAACCAACCATTGCAAAAAGGCCCCGATCCATGTACCAATCATTGATGGAAGATATAACTTCATTCAAACGCTTAAGATTAATAACTTTTCCTGCACAACTTGACACCAAAATCGAAAATCAATATAGGACTCTTTGATCACACTTAAGTGGCACACCAGAAAAAAGCAAATGATCTTTCGTGCAAAGAGCATGCACGAACAACCCTAAATATGTAAGAACGTTGAAGAAAAACCTACCATATCCGTCACAGAATGCATCCTTTATAAACTTCGCTGGAAGAACATTTGCCCCTTCACATACTAGCCCTTGGAATTCCTGGTTTGGTTTTACCTAGCACCATTAAAAGATTATTAAACTATTAGTCACAGTTCCAAGCCAAATCAAATAGGAAACATGTTCTCATACATGATCATGACATGAGTTTGCATCACCTATGAAACCATAACACAAAACCATGATTGCTCGCTCtctatttcaaatttatttatttttagggcAAATCTCTCTATCTAATGCAAAGACAATGATCTAAAGAAGAGTTAAAAATGATCATGggtcaaaaatcaaaacaataaatGCATAAAAGTGATGAACTCAACACACCGATAAACAAGCACCTTGATAATTAGCATGAGGTCATAAGGACTtaactgaaattgaaaatgacaaatgaatacaaaaataatacaaataataaaCACTAAATGCTTTTGGTT
Protein-coding regions in this window:
- the LOC18775212 gene encoding outer envelope protein 80, chloroplastic codes for the protein MPPNDEVRFTSSPSVKVPRPPQNRQLDLPFLFARTRNSFAQLIDSLKTRSAFAQFPPLKWPPFLSTELNQCIAVTQNGRSHSLPILCSASLSLTRSADSAESESRNRNADHSQFVGKSPLLCSASLSLTRPDESTQSQQKGHSSSRHDEERVLISEVLVRNKDGEELERKDLEAEALAALKACRPNSALTVSEVQEDVQRIFDSGYFCSCMPVAVDTRDGIRLIFQVKPNQEFQGLVCEGANVLPAKFIKDAFCDGYGKVINLKRLNEVISSINDWYMDRGLFAMVSAVESLSGGVLKLQVSEAEVNNISIRFLDRKTGEPTVGKTKPETILRQLTTKKGQVYSMLQGKRDVETVLTMGLMEDVSIIPQPADAGKVDITMNVVERPSGGFSAGGGISSGITSGPLSGLIGSFAYSHRNLFGRNQKLHVSLERGQIDSIFRINYSDPWIAGDDMRTSRTIMVQNSRTPGTLIHGNQQDGSNLTIGRITAGIEFSRPIRPKLSGTAGLIFQHAGARDERGNPIIKDFFSSPLTASGNNHDDMLLAKLESVYTGSGDHGSSMLVLNMEQGLPVLPEWLVFNRINARARKDLELGPARFLLSLSGGHVVGNFPPHEAFAIGGTNSVRGYEEGAVGSGRSYTVGSGEISFPVIGPVGGVIFADYGTDLGSGPTVPGDPAGARLKPGSGYGYGFGIRLDSPLGPLRLEYAFNDKHTKRFHFGVGHRN